One window from the genome of Anopheles merus strain MAF chromosome 3R, AmerM5.1, whole genome shotgun sequence encodes:
- the LOC121595709 gene encoding uncharacterized protein LOC121595709, translated as MARLGVFLLLCCVLLQHTFAAPRPEFGSIGTVQSSQTIRSTVNSTTPQFAAIDDKNNVVLLTNYTLFAEVLPLMKDLGSNVTKLGTTITNVTIDAIPKTDGNYTAVFTPIFNSIQAFLTYIDTDVNRTRTTLYNRLGDDINVLFGDGFGNMRKALVMVDAAFRRLQGAITTAAVKNGRAQVDASITLDIMIAVSFLKATVSPVEYIVHSTIENIEFADTYLNDLELLTVQFNSDLVYYLSEFNSTLTDYGEVVVESTDYIKNGWNAVAAKLPNATTTITALPEYNQTATALAQFSSSFSELSNMTAKIAEGIVEYVNISNTYLTEYTQALVPRSYASINYLFEILIGGGANSRFCFFKFSPLLLNYYALIVTDVEVCFIIESNRMFVLSDVAFEVGRIILFDVEDLIDNLTFCSKQSSPARCLAAIGPYYVALAEKTTAKLGFLLKYGAAEGRASIQRLGSCLTTNKLKNMQQLISATEDIADCHVNGPEIPI; from the exons ATGGCACGACTAGGTGTGTTTCTTCTGCTGTGCTGCGTGTTGCTCCAG CACACGTTTGCCGCCCCGCGTCCAGAGTTCGGTTCGATCGGTACGGTCCAGTCCAGCCAGACGATCAGATCCACCGTGAACAGCACAACGCCCCAGTTTGCAGCGATCGACGATAAGAATAATGTTGTGCTACTAACCAATTACACGCTTTTCGCCGAGGTGCTGCCCTTAATGAAGGATCTCGGCAGCAACGTCACAAAGTTGGGAACGACTATCACCAACGTAACAATCGACGCTATACCGAAAACGGACGGAAATTATACCGCCGTGTTTACTCCGATTTTTAACAGCATCCAAGCGTTTCTTACTTATATCGACACGGACGTCAACAGAACGCGTACCACACTGTACAACCGGCTTGGCGATGATATCAACGTGCTGTTTGGCGACGGTTTCGGCAACATGCGCAAAGCACTCGTGATGGTTGATGCCGCTTTCCGGCGCTTGCAGGGTGCCATTACGACCGCGGCCGTCAAGAACGGCAGAGCACAGGTCGATGCGTCCATTACGCTGGACATCATGATTGCGGTGAGCTTCTTGAAGGCGACCGTATCACCGGTCGAGTACATCGTGCACTCCACCATCGAGAACATCGAGTTTGCCGACACGTACCTCAACGATCTGGAGTTGCTGACGGTGCAGTTCAACAGCGATCTCGTATACTACCTGTCCGAGTTCAACAGCACGCTCACGGACTATGGCGAGGTGGTGGTCGAGTCGACGGACTATATTAAAAACGGCTGGAACGCTGTAGCGGCCAAACTGCCCAATGCCACCACGACAATCACCGCCCTGCCCGAGTACAACCAAACTGCGACGGCGCTGGCACAGTTCTCCAGCTCATTCTCCGAGCTGTCGAACATGACCGCCAAGATAGCGGAGGGTATCGTGGAATACGTGAACATTTCGAACACGTACCTCACCGAATACACGCAAGCTTTAGTGCCACGGTCGTACGCATCCATTAACTACCTGTTTGAGATACTGATTGGCGGTGGCGCAAACTCACGGTTCTGCTTCTTCAAATTTTCGCCCCTACTCTTGAACTACTACGCGCTGATCGTCACCGATGTGGAGGTGTGCTTCATCATCGAATCGAACCGTATGTTCGTTCTCTCCGATGTGGCATTCGAGGTCGGACGGATCATCCTGTTCGATGTGGAAGATCTGATCGACAATTTGACCTTCTGCAGCAAGCAGAGCTCGCCTGCCCGCTGCCTTGCCGCC ATCGGACCGTACTACGTGGCGCTGGCGGAGAAAACAACCGCTAAGCTGGGCTTCCTGCTGAAGTATGGAGCTGCCGAGGGAAGGGCCAGCATCCAGCGTCTGGGCAGCTGCCTGACCACTAACAAGCTGAAAAACATGCAGCAGCTCATCTCCGCCACGGAAGATATTGCGGATTGTCACGTCAATGGTCCGGAAATTCCGATATAA